One genomic region from Kineobactrum salinum encodes:
- a CDS encoding alanine/glycine:cation symporter family protein, which produces MEQLQQLTETFVNAVWGTPLVLLLMGGGLFFALYSRFLPYRHFGHGLGIMLGRHDTPDEPGELSHAQALAAALSGTMGLGNISGVALAIVAGGPGAVFWMWISAIFGIATKFFTCTLGVMYRGKDSAGQLQGGPMYIIREALPRSFYPLAVMFSVAGLVGTLPIFQANQLTALMRESLFADSDPLLTSFLIGCGMAVLVAIVIFGGLPRVAKVAVALLPVMVVTYLGMTLYLLALHATEVPALLGSIFSNAFNPQAVGGGLLGVILIGISRGVFSNEAGVGTEVMAHGAARTSEPIREGLVAMIGPVADTLIVCTCTALVILLAGTWQEPGILSGITLTANAFRQDMGMVGVGLLTFITLILASTTMFTMWYYGAKCFGFLFGAQLQRHYRWFFVLAVVFGASVSIEVVFNLVSGSYGLMAIPTMISTIILAPRVKAAAKEYFRRHPY; this is translated from the coding sequence ATGGAGCAGCTGCAACAGCTTACCGAGACGTTCGTAAACGCAGTCTGGGGTACCCCGCTGGTGCTGTTGCTGATGGGAGGGGGGCTGTTTTTTGCGCTCTACTCACGCTTCCTCCCCTACCGCCATTTCGGCCATGGCCTGGGCATCATGCTTGGCCGTCATGATACGCCGGACGAGCCCGGCGAGTTGAGCCATGCCCAGGCCCTTGCCGCTGCGCTGTCCGGCACCATGGGACTGGGCAATATCTCCGGCGTGGCGCTGGCGATTGTCGCCGGTGGCCCGGGGGCCGTCTTCTGGATGTGGATCTCGGCCATCTTCGGCATAGCGACCAAGTTTTTCACCTGCACCCTGGGCGTCATGTATCGGGGCAAAGACAGCGCCGGGCAACTGCAGGGTGGACCCATGTACATTATCCGGGAAGCCCTGCCCCGCTCCTTCTACCCACTGGCGGTGATGTTTTCAGTGGCAGGGCTGGTGGGAACATTGCCCATATTCCAGGCCAACCAGCTGACCGCGCTGATGCGGGAAAGCCTGTTCGCGGACAGTGACCCTCTGTTGACCAGTTTTCTTATCGGCTGCGGCATGGCAGTACTGGTAGCCATTGTTATCTTCGGCGGCCTGCCCCGGGTAGCAAAAGTCGCGGTTGCGCTGCTGCCGGTAATGGTGGTCACCTACCTCGGCATGACCCTCTACCTGCTGGCCTTGCACGCCACCGAAGTGCCGGCGCTGCTGGGCAGTATTTTCAGCAATGCCTTCAACCCCCAGGCGGTCGGCGGCGGATTGCTGGGCGTCATCCTGATCGGCATCAGCCGCGGGGTATTTTCCAATGAGGCGGGGGTAGGCACCGAGGTGATGGCCCACGGCGCCGCACGCACCAGCGAGCCAATCCGCGAGGGCCTGGTGGCAATGATCGGGCCGGTTGCGGATACCCTGATCGTCTGCACCTGTACCGCGCTGGTCATTCTGTTGGCGGGCACCTGGCAGGAGCCGGGCATCCTGTCCGGCATCACCCTGACCGCCAATGCCTTTCGTCAGGATATGGGTATGGTTGGCGTGGGCCTGCTAACCTTCATTACCCTGATCCTGGCCAGTACGACAATGTTCACGATGTGGTACTACGGCGCCAAATGCTTCGGCTTTCTGTTCGGGGCGCAGTTACAACGCCACTACCGCTGGTTTTTTGTGCTGGCGGTGGTGTTTGGTGCCAGCGTGAGCATCGAGGTTGTGTTCAACCTGGTCTCTGGCTCCTATGGCCTGATGGCTATCCCGACCATGATTTCGACGATTATCCTGGCGCCGCGGGTGAAGGCGGCGGCGAAGGAGTATTTCCGCCGTCACCCATACTAG
- a CDS encoding Frag1/DRAM/Sfk1 family protein, with protein sequence MNVRLVALLAVALPFFGVHLTWLVAASQGLVEWCNPYIDSCTSISATGRKPPASYLFRATMLPAAAVLAAYWWCNYAWLHSLAGAETTVSRRPLRWMLGLGLAASIGLILYVTVLGEAGDVWRAQRRAGTVLFFSFTFIAQLLLSAELRRLAPQLPACQALARSMWYLCCILLALGILTVVLQAWYHAYYDSVEDAFEWILSLLLQANFLLGYFCWRRTGWQLQVVHRAVAAPRTDTRTDRNQT encoded by the coding sequence ATGAATGTCCGTCTTGTCGCCCTGCTGGCCGTCGCGTTGCCTTTTTTCGGCGTCCACCTGACCTGGCTGGTGGCGGCTTCGCAGGGGCTGGTGGAATGGTGCAACCCGTATATCGACAGTTGCACGTCGATCAGCGCCACCGGCCGCAAGCCGCCCGCCAGCTACCTGTTCCGCGCCACCATGCTGCCGGCGGCGGCGGTGCTGGCTGCCTACTGGTGGTGCAACTACGCCTGGTTGCACTCGCTGGCCGGAGCAGAGACTACCGTCAGCCGCCGTCCGCTGCGCTGGATGCTTGGACTGGGTCTGGCGGCCAGCATCGGCCTGATCCTGTATGTCACCGTATTGGGTGAGGCCGGCGACGTCTGGCGGGCCCAGCGACGGGCGGGCACGGTGCTGTTTTTTTCCTTCACGTTCATTGCCCAGTTGTTGCTGAGCGCCGAACTGCGGCGCCTGGCACCGCAGCTACCTGCCTGTCAGGCACTGGCGAGATCGATGTGGTATTTGTGTTGTATCCTGTTGGCATTGGGCATACTGACCGTGGTCCTGCAGGCCTGGTACCACGCATACTACGATAGTGTGGAGGATGCCTTCGAATGGATTCTGAGCCTGCTGTTGCAGGCCAACTTCCTGCTGGGCTATTTTTGCTGGCGCCGGACTGGCTGGCAGCTTCAGGTGGTTCATCGCGCTGTGGCTGCGCCGCGCACAGACACACGTACAGACAGGAATCAGACATGA
- a CDS encoding pyridoxal-phosphate dependent enzyme produces the protein MSTAEPGLADIQAARERIAPHVHVTPICRSALLDAHCGARVAFKCENLQKAGAFKARGANNAVFSLVEADARRGVATHSSGNHGAALAQAARGRDIAAHIVMPASAPAVKKQAVAAYGGHIIECAPTLAAREAALAQLVAATGAHVVHPFTDPRVIAGQGTVALEILEQVPDLDVVVVPVGGGGLLAGVAIAIKSLRPSVEVVAAEPAGADDAFRSFGLGELQPQNAPDTIADGLLAGLGELNFALIQRHVDTILTVTDDNIVAAMRLQWSRLKTVVEPSGAVSFAALLEHPERFRGRNVVAVISGGNLDPDGLPW, from the coding sequence ATGAGCACAGCAGAACCCGGGCTGGCAGACATCCAGGCCGCCCGCGAACGCATCGCCCCCCATGTGCATGTGACACCGATATGTCGCAGCGCCCTGCTGGATGCCCACTGCGGCGCGAGGGTGGCGTTCAAATGCGAAAACCTGCAGAAGGCGGGTGCTTTCAAGGCGCGCGGTGCCAACAATGCGGTTTTCAGTCTGGTGGAGGCCGATGCCCGCCGCGGAGTTGCCACGCACTCCTCGGGCAACCACGGCGCCGCCCTCGCCCAGGCTGCCCGCGGACGGGATATTGCTGCGCACATCGTGATGCCCGCCAGTGCGCCGGCGGTGAAGAAGCAGGCGGTGGCAGCCTACGGTGGCCATATCATCGAGTGCGCGCCCACCCTGGCGGCCAGGGAGGCTGCCCTGGCCCAGCTGGTGGCCGCGACGGGCGCTCACGTGGTGCACCCTTTTACTGACCCTCGAGTCATTGCGGGCCAGGGCACGGTGGCGCTGGAAATTCTGGAGCAGGTGCCCGACCTCGACGTGGTTGTGGTGCCGGTGGGCGGCGGCGGTCTGTTGGCGGGAGTGGCGATCGCGATCAAAAGCCTGCGGCCGAGCGTGGAGGTGGTGGCGGCGGAACCGGCCGGTGCCGACGACGCGTTCCGCTCCTTTGGACTGGGCGAGCTGCAACCCCAGAATGCGCCAGATACCATAGCCGACGGGCTGCTGGCCGGCCTGGGAGAGCTCAACTTTGCGCTGATCCAACGCCATGTGGACACCATTCTTACCGTCACGGATGACAATATCGTCGCCGCCATGCGGCTGCAGTGGAGCCGGCTGAAGACGGTGGTCGAGCCCTCGGGAGCTGTCAGTTTCGCCGCGCTGCTGGAACACCCCGAGCGCTTCCGCGGACGCAACGTGGTGGCTGTAATCAGCGGTGGCAATCTCGACCCCGACGGCCTGCCCTGGTGA
- a CDS encoding DUF6279 family lipoprotein, which translates to MSDRPWLRVRVLAACLLLVLLAGCSSTKFFYNRLDFFLPWYLGDYVELEREQEDYLKQELLPPFLHWHRSEELPRYVALLDEVLASLDREVTTAQLDDFTGSAEQALDRLQTRALDWMLALGRTLDEDQLAGFHEALLEQQAEFEEEYLERSDEEFRDDACERVEDRARKYLGRLQREQKAQLASACGQLRRSDQLWLDERAQWLQRLRDLLQRESGWEQELREAVAQRGNTVSDSYRAVYDYNFRTLQRAVAELLNSRTQRQDSHLRRELNKLRRDLRQLSEAT; encoded by the coding sequence GTGAGTGACCGGCCCTGGCTTCGTGTGCGGGTGCTGGCGGCCTGCCTGTTGCTGGTGTTGCTGGCCGGTTGCAGCAGCACCAAGTTTTTCTATAACCGGCTGGATTTCTTTCTGCCCTGGTATCTGGGTGACTATGTCGAGTTGGAGCGCGAACAGGAGGACTACCTCAAGCAAGAGTTGCTGCCGCCATTTCTGCACTGGCACCGCAGCGAGGAATTGCCGCGGTATGTGGCACTGCTGGATGAAGTTCTCGCCAGCCTGGACCGGGAAGTGACTACCGCGCAACTGGATGACTTCACCGGGAGCGCGGAGCAGGCACTGGACCGGCTGCAGACGCGTGCACTGGATTGGATGCTGGCGCTGGGCCGTACCCTGGACGAAGACCAGCTGGCGGGGTTTCACGAGGCACTGTTGGAACAGCAGGCGGAATTCGAAGAGGAATATCTGGAACGCAGTGACGAGGAGTTCCGGGACGACGCCTGTGAACGCGTCGAGGATCGTGCCCGCAAATATCTGGGGCGCCTGCAGCGGGAGCAAAAAGCGCAGTTGGCATCCGCCTGCGGCCAGTTGCGTCGCTCGGATCAGCTGTGGCTGGATGAGCGCGCCCAGTGGCTGCAGCGGTTGCGGGATTTGCTGCAGCGCGAATCCGGCTGGGAACAGGAGCTGCGGGAGGCCGTGGCGCAACGCGGCAATACCGTATCGGACAGTTACCGTGCGGTCTACGATTACAACTTCCGCACGCTGCAACGGGCGGTGGCAGAGCTGCTCAACAGTCGCACGCAGCGCCAGGACAGTCATTTGCGCCGCGAGCTGAACAAATTGCGGCGGGACCTGCGGCAGCTGTCCGAGGCCACCTGA
- a CDS encoding DUF2058 domain-containing protein, with translation MANSLQDQLLKAGLVDASTVKGVNKAKKKKARQQRGQGIEAVDETREAVLRAQREQAERDRQLNAERNRQAQDRAIVAQIRQLITSSRIPRGNGQVAYNFSDGSKIKKMFVTAAIQDQLANGRLAIVRLDDSYELVPMVVADKIRQRDESYVIVSQQPQASVDQAEDPYADYKIPDDLMW, from the coding sequence ATGGCCAACTCATTGCAGGACCAATTGCTCAAGGCCGGGCTGGTCGATGCCAGCACCGTCAAGGGCGTCAACAAGGCGAAGAAGAAAAAGGCCAGGCAGCAGCGCGGCCAGGGCATAGAGGCAGTGGATGAGACCCGGGAAGCCGTGCTGCGGGCGCAGCGCGAGCAGGCCGAGCGCGATCGCCAGCTGAATGCCGAACGCAACCGGCAGGCGCAGGACCGGGCCATCGTCGCCCAGATCAGGCAGCTGATTACCAGTAGCCGGATACCCCGCGGCAACGGCCAGGTAGCCTACAACTTTAGCGATGGCAGCAAGATCAAGAAGATGTTCGTCACCGCAGCCATCCAGGACCAGCTTGCCAACGGCCGGCTGGCGATTGTGCGCCTGGATGACAGTTATGAACTGGTGCCGATGGTGGTTGCCGACAAGATCCGGCAGCGCGATGAAAGCTATGTGATCGTCAGCCAGCAGCCGCAGGCCAGCGTCGACCAAGCCGAGGACCCTTACGCCGACTACAAGATCCCCGACGACCTGATGTGGTAG